In the genome of Impatiens glandulifera chromosome 6, dImpGla2.1, whole genome shotgun sequence, the window GATCCAATACTATTAATATCACAATTCACAATGACAAGACCTAAGTTTCAGTTTTCGCCGATCTGATCAGCCTGATGAAACAACAACCATCGTGTTCTTCGTCGAGGAATTAAAGGGAAATTGAATAATGAGTTCATTCCCAATTACAGCTATAAGTTACTTACTCCTGTAAatctattcatttatttattgcAACCCATCGTTGTGATCCTCATCTCCAAACCGATTCTGAAAGACTGGACGAGGTCTCTGCTGATCATAAACCGAACTTAAATCCAGCGACTCCAACTGTCGCTTCCTCCCTAACCTCTTGACTCTCGGACTTTGACATGGCGAGCTGAGGTGACAACTCGAATCAGGCGAAAGCTGCTGCTCGTTTTGAGAAGTGAACGATTCCCCAACTGAAATGCTCTTTGCTGGTGTTCGTTCATCGTCATTCTCCTTTATCAATATTGCAGGCTCGTCGGAGGTTGGGACATCTGAAACCACGGCTGAGATAGCCGAGCCTGGGATTTCGGAAAGAACACCGTTCATTTGTTGTTGCTGTTCTTCGATTATCTTCTTCAAGTACTTCCCTTGAGCTTCTATTCGTAGCTGAAGCTGCCTTTGCACCTGTCTCATATTCAAaatgtagttttttttcttcttaaaatcGACATTCATTCTGTCTTTATTTAGGTAATTTTAGTACTAATGGACACGGGAATAACCTCCAATTGCTCGTGCAGCCGCTTCTGCACCTCCATCTGCAGCTTCAATGCCTCAGTAATTTGCATTCCCCTGAGAAATATAAAGAAACATGTGATGAGCCCATTTGAAAGCACATTCTGGATCTGAATCTGAATCTAGCCTTTTCAGAAACACTTTTAGGATCTAGGTCTAGATTTGGATCTAGATGATAAACCTAAATTGAACAATCATTCACCCacaaaacaaaagagaaaaaaggaaGATACTCACGACGATCCATCCAAATCAGAGAGGGAATCCCGGGATTCTTTCTTGTCAGCT includes:
- the LOC124941486 gene encoding myb family transcription factor PHL7-like isoform X2, with the protein product MMDPAGNDGNSSSLSSKQRLRWTHELHERFSDAVTQLGGPDRATPKGVLRVMGVQGLTIYHVKSHLQKYRLAKYLPSDSSLDADKKESRDSLSDLDGSSGMQITEALKLQMEVQKRLHEQLEVQRQLQLRIEAQGKYLKKIIEEQQQQMNGVLSEIPGSAISAVVSDVPTSDEPAILIKENDDERTPAKSISVGESFTSQNEQQLSPDSSCHLSSPCQSPRVKRLGRKRQLESLDLSSVYDQQRPRPVFQNRFGDEDHNDGLQ
- the LOC124941486 gene encoding myb family transcription factor PHL7-like isoform X1 — protein: MMDPAGNDGNSSSLSSKQRLRWTHELHERFSDAVTQLGGPDRATPKGVLRVMGVQGLTIYHVKSHLQKYRLAKYLPSDSSLDGNKADKKESRDSLSDLDGSSGMQITEALKLQMEVQKRLHEQLEVQRQLQLRIEAQGKYLKKIIEEQQQQMNGVLSEIPGSAISAVVSDVPTSDEPAILIKENDDERTPAKSISVGESFTSQNEQQLSPDSSCHLSSPCQSPRVKRLGRKRQLESLDLSSVYDQQRPRPVFQNRFGDEDHNDGLQ